In Thalassotalea sp. Sam97, a single window of DNA contains:
- a CDS encoding acetyl-CoA C-acyltransferase — protein sequence MSLNDPIVIVSAMRTPMGGFMGGLSAVTAPELGSTAIKAAVEQAGIASDQVDELIMGCVLPAGLKQAPARQAALGADLALSTVCTTINKVCGSGMKAAMFAYDSLAAGSIDVAIAGGMESMSNAPYILPKGRQGLRMGHGEIKDHMMLDGLENAYDGIAMGCFAQDTADDVAFTREQMDEFALTSLSRANEAINSGAFNDEVTPVTVKTRKGDIEFTTDEQPGNARPEKIPTLRAAFKRDGTITAANSSSISDGAAAMVMMRLSEAEKRGLTPLCKIVGHATHAQQPSDFTVAPVGAMDKLFSKVGWHKDDVDLFEINEAFAMVTMLAIKELDLDHAKVNVHGGACALGHPIGASGARIMVTLIHALKNQGLQKGVASLCIGGGEATAIAIEMMS from the coding sequence ATGTCTTTAAATGATCCTATTGTAATTGTCAGTGCGATGCGTACCCCGATGGGGGGGTTCATGGGCGGTTTAAGCGCTGTGACAGCACCGGAACTAGGTAGCACCGCAATTAAAGCGGCGGTAGAGCAAGCGGGTATTGCCAGTGATCAGGTTGATGAACTCATCATGGGTTGTGTGTTACCAGCAGGTTTAAAGCAAGCACCTGCGCGCCAAGCAGCACTGGGTGCTGATTTAGCCTTATCAACCGTATGTACAACGATTAACAAGGTTTGTGGTTCGGGCATGAAAGCGGCGATGTTCGCTTATGACTCGTTAGCGGCTGGTAGTATTGATGTTGCCATTGCTGGCGGTATGGAAAGTATGAGTAATGCGCCGTACATTTTGCCAAAAGGACGCCAAGGTTTGCGTATGGGGCATGGTGAGATTAAAGATCACATGATGCTAGATGGCCTCGAAAATGCCTACGATGGTATTGCTATGGGATGTTTTGCGCAAGATACCGCAGATGACGTTGCGTTTACCCGTGAGCAAATGGATGAATTCGCCTTAACGTCGTTGTCACGCGCAAATGAAGCGATTAACTCTGGCGCATTTAATGACGAAGTCACGCCGGTTACCGTAAAAACTCGCAAAGGTGATATAGAATTTACCACCGATGAACAACCAGGTAATGCTCGTCCGGAAAAAATCCCGACATTACGTGCAGCGTTTAAACGCGATGGTACGATTACTGCTGCTAACTCAAGTTCAATTTCAGACGGTGCTGCAGCCATGGTAATGATGCGTTTATCCGAAGCTGAAAAACGAGGCTTAACACCACTATGTAAAATTGTTGGTCATGCAACCCATGCACAACAACCAAGTGATTTCACGGTTGCACCGGTTGGGGCAATGGATAAGCTATTTAGTAAAGTGGGCTGGCACAAAGATGATGTTGATTTGTTTGAAATCAATGAAGCATTCGCCATGGTGACGATGTTAGCGATTAAAGAGCTTGATTTAGATCACGCGAAAGTTAACGTACACGGTGGTGCTTGTGCATTAGGTCATCCTATTGGTGCAAGTGGGGCTCGTATTATGGTGACATTAATTCATGCTCTGAAAAATCAAGGCTTACAAAAAGGTGTTGCTAGCCTTTGTATTGGTGGTGGAGAAGCTACCGCGATCGCAATCGAAATGATGTCTTAA
- a CDS encoding acetyl-CoA carboxylase biotin carboxylase subunit, which produces MFKKILIANRGEIACRVMRTARDMGILTVAVYSDADRDAMHVNMADEAVYIGKSPSRESYLDADKVIEAAIQTGAEAIHPGYGFLSENSEFCRLCAANNITFIGPPVAAIDAMGSKSAAKQIMEQANVPLVPGYHGDDQSESILKAAADDMGYPVLLKATAGGGGKGMRQVWSQTEFAAELAAAKREAMSSFADDRMLVEKYLTQPRHVEIQVFCDNHGNAVYLFERDCSVQRRHQKVIEEAPAPGLNDELRQQMGEAAIQAAKAIGYQGAGTVEFLLDVDNSFYFMEMNTRLQVEHPVTEKITNQDLVEWQLRVAANQPLPCQQHELAISGHAFEARIYAEDANNDFLPATGQLSFLQTPDESKYVRVDTGVRQGDDVSVFYDPMIAKLIVWDENRDRALQRLQKALREYRIKGVTTNIDFLFNLATCSAFVEADLDTGFIEKHKDSIFHNDRHVMEDEQVIAALFLQLHQQQPGSCLHNQRDITSPWNNSNSWRLNEASINRFSVDVNNNCVPVEVEIRGSGSATHYLIRIADNVFDAQGEVVGDELIATINGHRRRFRIAENEQQFSLFADTGVIHFNLTAIDMGDDSEAEQHGGLTAPMNGTMVTLLVEAGSSVEKGQPLLIMEAMKMEHTIKAPADGVVDEFYFAAGDMVDGGAELLSFSPAPQQ; this is translated from the coding sequence ATGTTTAAAAAAATATTAATTGCCAACCGCGGTGAAATTGCCTGCCGTGTTATGCGTACCGCTCGTGATATGGGCATTTTAACCGTTGCTGTATACTCTGATGCTGACCGCGATGCAATGCATGTGAATATGGCTGACGAAGCCGTTTACATTGGCAAGTCACCATCTAGAGAAAGTTATTTAGATGCTGACAAAGTCATCGAAGCTGCCATCCAAACTGGTGCCGAAGCCATTCACCCAGGATACGGTTTTTTATCTGAAAATAGCGAGTTTTGTCGCTTGTGTGCCGCCAACAACATTACCTTTATTGGCCCCCCCGTTGCAGCGATTGACGCGATGGGCTCAAAATCTGCCGCCAAGCAGATCATGGAACAAGCCAATGTACCATTAGTACCAGGGTATCATGGTGACGACCAATCAGAATCGATATTAAAAGCCGCCGCTGATGACATGGGCTACCCTGTGCTATTAAAAGCAACCGCTGGCGGCGGTGGTAAAGGTATGCGCCAAGTTTGGTCACAAACTGAATTTGCAGCCGAACTTGCTGCAGCAAAACGCGAAGCTATGTCATCGTTTGCTGACGATCGCATGTTAGTTGAAAAGTACCTTACCCAGCCGCGCCACGTTGAGATCCAAGTGTTCTGCGATAACCACGGTAATGCTGTGTACTTATTTGAACGTGATTGCTCGGTACAACGCCGTCATCAAAAAGTTATTGAAGAAGCGCCAGCCCCGGGTCTTAACGATGAACTCCGCCAGCAGATGGGCGAAGCAGCTATTCAAGCAGCGAAAGCGATTGGCTATCAAGGTGCCGGTACGGTTGAGTTCTTATTAGATGTCGACAACAGTTTCTACTTCATGGAAATGAATACCCGTTTGCAAGTAGAGCATCCGGTTACTGAAAAAATTACCAATCAGGATTTGGTCGAATGGCAATTGCGAGTTGCAGCTAACCAACCACTCCCTTGTCAGCAGCATGAATTGGCGATTTCAGGTCACGCCTTTGAAGCGCGTATTTACGCCGAAGATGCCAATAACGATTTTTTACCAGCAACCGGGCAGCTAAGTTTTTTACAAACACCAGATGAAAGTAAATACGTTCGTGTTGATACCGGTGTTCGCCAAGGCGATGATGTTAGCGTGTTTTACGACCCAATGATTGCCAAACTTATTGTATGGGATGAAAACCGCGACCGTGCTCTACAGCGTTTGCAAAAAGCATTGCGTGAATATCGCATTAAAGGGGTAACCACCAATATCGATTTTCTCTTCAATTTGGCGACCTGCTCTGCTTTTGTTGAGGCCGACCTAGATACAGGCTTTATCGAAAAACACAAAGACAGTATTTTCCACAATGATCGTCACGTTATGGAAGATGAACAGGTTATTGCCGCACTATTTTTGCAATTACACCAGCAACAACCAGGGTCGTGTTTACATAACCAGCGCGATATCACCTCACCTTGGAACAACAGCAATAGCTGGCGTTTAAATGAAGCGAGTATTAATCGCTTTAGCGTCGATGTGAACAACAATTGTGTACCAGTTGAAGTGGAAATTCGAGGTTCGGGCAGTGCAACTCACTATTTAATACGCATTGCCGATAACGTATTTGATGCACAAGGTGAGGTTGTTGGTGATGAGCTAATCGCGACGATTAACGGTCATCGTCGACGTTTTAGAATTGCTGAAAACGAGCAACAATTTAGCTTGTTTGCCGATACAGGTGTTATTCACTTTAACCTTACAGCCATCGATATGGGTGATGACAGCGAAGCGGAACAGCACGGCGGTTTAACAGCGCCAATGAACGGTACCATGGTAACCTTGCTTGTCGAAGCGGGTAGCTCGGTTGAAAAGGGGCAGCCGTTATTGATTATGGAAGCGATGAAAATGGAACATACCATCAAAGCACCAGCTGACGGCGTTGTCGATGAGTTCTATTTCGCTGCCGGTGATATGGTCGATGGCGGCGCTGAGTTACTATCATTTAGCCCAGCCCCACAGCAATAA
- a CDS encoding acyl-CoA dehydrogenase family protein has product MNFNLTEDQQMFADMAHQFAQAEFAPNAAQWDAEHIFPKGAIAKAGELGFCGLYSPESVGGLGLSRLDASIIFEQLSMGCTTTTAMLTIHNMATWMIATWANPSVQQTWCPDLVAGKRLASYCLTEPGSGSDAASLRTTAKKDGQDYLINGSKMFISGAGETDVLVAMVRTGEAGPSGISAVVIPADAQGVIYGKAEEKLGWNAQPTRLITFDNVRIPCENLLGEEGQGFKIAMRGLDGGRINIASCSIGTAQQALNTAKAYMQEREQFGKPIAAFQGLQFKLADMATKLVAARQMVRLAAFKLDTSHSEKTAYCAMAKQFATDVGFEVCDAALQIHGGYGYIKEYPLERHFRDVRVHQILEGTNEIMRLITARRLLSEGAGELL; this is encoded by the coding sequence ATGAATTTTAATTTAACCGAAGATCAGCAAATGTTTGCTGATATGGCGCACCAATTCGCACAAGCTGAATTTGCGCCTAACGCTGCTCAGTGGGATGCAGAGCATATTTTTCCTAAAGGTGCTATTGCCAAAGCTGGAGAGCTCGGCTTTTGTGGCTTGTATAGTCCTGAGTCAGTGGGCGGTCTGGGGTTATCTCGCCTTGATGCGTCGATCATTTTTGAGCAGCTATCGATGGGCTGTACCACGACAACCGCAATGCTCACCATCCATAACATGGCAACGTGGATGATTGCCACATGGGCAAATCCGTCAGTACAGCAAACATGGTGCCCAGATCTTGTTGCCGGTAAGCGTCTTGCATCGTATTGCCTAACCGAGCCAGGCTCAGGCTCCGACGCCGCATCACTGCGCACGACCGCCAAAAAAGATGGCCAAGATTACCTCATTAACGGCTCTAAGATGTTTATCTCTGGGGCTGGTGAAACCGATGTGTTAGTTGCTATGGTTCGTACAGGTGAAGCTGGCCCTAGCGGCATCTCTGCCGTCGTGATACCTGCCGATGCTCAAGGCGTTATTTATGGCAAAGCAGAAGAAAAGCTTGGTTGGAATGCTCAACCAACCCGTCTAATTACCTTTGATAATGTACGCATTCCTTGTGAGAACCTTCTGGGTGAGGAAGGCCAAGGCTTTAAAATTGCTATGCGGGGCCTTGATGGTGGTCGAATTAACATAGCCTCATGCTCAATTGGTACAGCACAACAAGCCTTAAATACCGCAAAAGCATATATGCAAGAACGTGAGCAATTTGGTAAACCGATCGCGGCATTTCAAGGCTTACAGTTTAAGCTTGCCGATATGGCCACGAAGTTAGTTGCTGCAAGACAAATGGTTCGATTGGCTGCCTTTAAACTTGACACTAGTCACTCGGAAAAAACCGCATATTGTGCAATGGCGAAACAATTTGCTACCGATGTTGGTTTTGAAGTGTGTGATGCCGCACTGCAAATCCATGGCGGTTATGGCTACATAAAAGAGTACCCACTTGAACGACACTTTAGAGACGTTCGGGTTCATCAAATCTTAGAGGGTACCAATGAAATTATGCGACTTATTACTGCCCGACGTTTATTGAGCGAAGGTGCTGGTGAGTTGTTGTAA
- a CDS encoding hydroxymethylglutaryl-CoA lyase, whose translation MKIANNVTALPSKVRIVEVGPRDGLQNEAQLIELNDKLTLINMLADAGVGYIESGSFVSPKWVPQMATSGDIFSQLTRKSGVTYAALTPNLRGFDAAVAVGVDEVAIFGAASESFSQKNINCSIEESLARFQPVVDAAKARGIKVRGYVSCVVGCPYEGDIAPEQVAKVAKALFAMGCYEISLGDTIGVGTPASVQAMLSAVSKEVPIKHLAVHFHDTYGQALANIYAALQMGIAVIDSAVAGLGGCPYAKGASGNVASEDVVYMLSGLGIEHGIDLNKLLLAGWFISDTLGRDPVSKVSNAMRAKQG comes from the coding sequence ATGAAGATTGCAAACAACGTAACTGCTCTGCCAAGTAAGGTTCGAATCGTTGAAGTTGGTCCACGCGATGGCTTGCAAAACGAAGCGCAGTTAATTGAGTTAAACGATAAACTAACGCTCATTAACATGCTTGCTGATGCCGGTGTTGGCTATATCGAAAGTGGCAGCTTTGTGTCACCGAAATGGGTGCCACAAATGGCGACTTCTGGCGATATATTCAGCCAGCTAACACGAAAATCGGGGGTTACGTATGCAGCGCTAACCCCAAACCTTAGAGGTTTTGATGCCGCTGTGGCTGTTGGCGTTGATGAAGTCGCTATATTTGGCGCAGCATCAGAAAGCTTTAGCCAAAAGAATATTAATTGCTCGATTGAAGAATCACTCGCGCGCTTCCAACCAGTTGTTGATGCTGCCAAAGCTCGTGGCATCAAAGTCCGTGGCTATGTCTCTTGCGTAGTCGGTTGCCCCTATGAAGGTGACATTGCCCCAGAGCAAGTCGCCAAGGTTGCTAAAGCATTATTTGCGATGGGCTGTTATGAAATATCCCTAGGTGACACGATAGGTGTAGGCACGCCTGCTAGTGTCCAAGCTATGCTTAGCGCCGTTAGTAAGGAAGTACCTATTAAACACCTTGCTGTGCACTTTCATGACACCTACGGCCAAGCACTTGCCAACATATATGCTGCCTTACAAATGGGTATTGCTGTTATCGACAGTGCCGTTGCCGGCCTAGGCGGTTGCCCATACGCTAAAGGCGCGTCAGGTAATGTTGCTAGCGAAGATGTGGTGTATATGCTCAGTGGCCTTGGCATTGAACACGGTATTGACTTAAACAAATTGCTTCTAGCTGGTTGGTTTATTAGCGACACCTTAGGCCGCGACCCTGTTTCCAAAGTCTCCAATGCGATGCGGGCGAAACAAGGGTAG
- a CDS encoding enoyl-CoA hydratase/isomerase family protein, with product MTNSFSKSLTTESSLPMSQDFVDVAVDARGVATVTLTNPDKHNAFDDVIIARLTQVFDYLDTHAEVRVVVIAAQGKSFSAGANLAWMKRMASYSYDENLADANALAIMLKKLNFLQKPTIAKVQGAAFGGAVGLVSCCDIAIASDKASFCLSEVKLGLIPATISPYVVQAMGVKAARRYFQTAERFFAEQAQQLGLVDQVVAADALDEATDAMVQTILANSPAAVQQAKQLVFDVAQQSIDDALLQDTSERIARIRVSEEGQEGLQAFFEKRQPAWKNKQP from the coding sequence ATGACTAACTCATTCTCCAAATCACTAACAACTGAGTCATCATTACCAATGTCGCAAGATTTTGTTGATGTGGCTGTCGATGCTCGTGGCGTAGCGACTGTAACACTAACCAATCCAGACAAACATAATGCCTTTGATGACGTCATCATTGCCCGTTTAACACAAGTGTTTGATTACCTAGATACCCATGCTGAAGTGCGCGTGGTGGTAATAGCGGCACAAGGCAAAAGCTTTAGTGCAGGAGCCAATCTTGCTTGGATGAAACGCATGGCGTCGTACAGCTATGATGAAAATTTAGCCGATGCAAACGCCTTAGCGATCATGCTGAAAAAGCTTAACTTTTTGCAAAAGCCAACCATTGCCAAAGTACAAGGTGCGGCGTTTGGTGGTGCAGTAGGTTTAGTAAGTTGCTGTGATATTGCCATTGCTAGCGATAAAGCCAGCTTTTGTTTATCGGAAGTCAAACTTGGTTTGATCCCTGCCACTATTAGCCCCTATGTCGTACAAGCGATGGGCGTAAAAGCCGCACGCCGTTACTTTCAAACCGCCGAGCGATTTTTTGCCGAACAAGCTCAACAGCTAGGGTTGGTCGATCAAGTTGTCGCAGCCGATGCCCTCGATGAAGCAACCGATGCCATGGTACAAACCATATTGGCAAACAGTCCTGCTGCAGTGCAACAAGCCAAACAATTAGTGTTTGATGTTGCTCAGCAAAGCATAGATGACGCCCTCTTGCAGGATACCAGTGAGCGCATTGCCCGAATTCGTGTAAGTGAAGAAGGCCAAGAAGGCCTGCAAGCATTTTTTGAAAAGCGCCAACCTGCATGGAAAAACAAACAACCATAA
- a CDS encoding enoyl-CoA hydratase, protein MTELLKLEKQNNTAIITFNNPPAHTWTMESLTALRDLVIELNNDKSIYALILTGDGEKFFSAGADLNVFANGDKQVARQMAECFGEAFETLSAFRGVSIAAINGWSMGGGLEVALACDLRIAEEHAVMALPEATVGLLPCAGGTQNLHILVGEGWTKRMILCGERVAADTAERIGLVEQVVAKGEGLSTALSLAENVARQSPVAVAACKDLIQKSRQMPIAQALPIERDAFVDLFDSKDQAEGVNAFLEKRSPMWRNE, encoded by the coding sequence ATGACAGAATTATTAAAACTAGAAAAACAAAATAACACGGCAATTATTACCTTTAATAATCCACCAGCTCATACATGGACTATGGAAAGCTTAACGGCTTTGCGAGATCTGGTTATTGAGTTGAATAATGACAAAAGCATCTACGCATTAATCTTAACGGGTGACGGTGAGAAATTTTTCTCTGCCGGTGCTGATTTAAACGTATTCGCCAATGGTGACAAGCAGGTTGCTCGCCAGATGGCTGAATGTTTTGGCGAAGCTTTTGAGACGTTATCTGCATTTCGCGGTGTATCAATTGCAGCAATAAACGGTTGGTCTATGGGCGGTGGCTTGGAAGTGGCACTGGCCTGTGATTTACGTATCGCAGAAGAACATGCCGTGATGGCATTGCCTGAAGCAACGGTAGGGCTATTACCTTGTGCTGGCGGAACACAAAACTTACACATATTGGTTGGCGAGGGTTGGACTAAGCGTATGATTTTATGTGGTGAGCGTGTTGCAGCCGACACAGCAGAGCGCATTGGCTTAGTTGAACAAGTCGTAGCCAAGGGGGAAGGTCTTAGTACGGCATTATCTCTCGCCGAAAATGTTGCTCGTCAGTCGCCCGTTGCGGTTGCAGCGTGTAAAGACTTGATTCAAAAATCACGTCAAATGCCTATTGCGCAAGCTTTACCTATCGAGCGTGATGCATTCGTCGACTTATTCGACAGCAAAGATCAGGCTGAAGGTGTTAATGCCTTTTTAGAAAAGCGTTCGCCGATGTGGCGCAATGAGTAG
- a CDS encoding MerR family DNA-binding transcriptional regulator gives MEQGKLQFSISELAKEFNITTRSIRFYEDQGLISPMRNGQTRIYSRRDRVRLKLILRGKRLGFSLAETGRLFELYDADKTSASQLDAIMALISEKKAALDQQLKDIKVVLMELSTLEQRCAQTRDALAEHTNQK, from the coding sequence ATGGAACAAGGAAAGCTGCAATTTAGTATCAGCGAATTAGCGAAAGAATTTAACATTACAACACGCAGTATTCGCTTTTACGAAGACCAGGGATTAATTTCTCCTATGCGTAATGGTCAAACACGAATCTATTCACGCCGTGACAGAGTGCGCTTAAAACTCATCCTAAGAGGTAAGCGACTTGGTTTTTCATTAGCAGAAACAGGCCGCTTATTTGAGTTGTATGACGCTGATAAAACCAGTGCTAGCCAACTTGACGCCATTATGGCGCTAATTAGCGAAAAAAAAGCAGCTTTAGATCAACAGTTAAAAGACATCAAAGTGGTGCTAATGGAACTATCGACGCTTGAGCAACGTTGTGCCCAAACCCGAGACGCCTTAGCTGAACACACAAATCAAAAATAA
- a CDS encoding carboxyl transferase domain-containing protein — protein MAVINSKINTRCQEFADNAEHMQAQVDDLNQLVANIKLGGNEKSRQRHVARGKLLPRDRVYNLLDPGSPFLEFSQLAAHQVYDDYVPSAGIITGIGRVSGQECVIIANDATVKGGTYYPLTVKKHLRAQTIAEENNLPCISLVDSGGANLPNQDEVFPDREHFGRIFFNQANMSAKNIPQIAAVMGSCTAGGAYVPAMADESIIVKEQGTIFLAGPPLVKAATGEEVSAEDLGGADVHCRTSGVADHYAQNDQHALQLVRNSVSHLNRIKPQQVATRSVVEPKYDSKEIYGIVPKDSRQPFDVREIIARIVDGSEFDEFKALYGTTLVCGFAHIFGYPVGIVANNGILFAESAQKGAHFVELCAQRKIPLLFLQNITGFMVGQQYEAGGIAKHGAKMVTAVATAKVPKFTVLIGGSFGAGNYGMCGRAYDPRFLFMWPNARISVMGGEQAAGVLAQVKRDQKAKQGEDWSEQEEQAFKKPIVDIYEQQGHPYYASARLWDDGVIDPAETRNVLGLAISASLNKDIEDTQFGVFRM, from the coding sequence GTGGCCGTAATTAATAGCAAAATAAATACCCGCTGCCAGGAATTTGCCGATAATGCTGAGCATATGCAAGCGCAGGTTGACGATTTAAATCAGCTTGTGGCGAATATTAAGCTGGGTGGCAATGAAAAATCACGTCAACGCCATGTCGCACGAGGAAAATTACTTCCACGTGATCGCGTTTACAACCTACTCGATCCTGGTTCTCCATTTTTAGAATTTTCACAGTTAGCCGCACATCAAGTCTATGACGATTACGTACCAAGCGCTGGTATCATTACCGGTATTGGTCGTGTCAGTGGTCAAGAATGTGTGATTATCGCTAATGATGCGACGGTTAAAGGCGGCACTTATTACCCGCTGACGGTGAAAAAACACTTGCGCGCACAAACCATTGCCGAAGAAAACAACTTACCGTGTATCTCTCTGGTGGACTCTGGTGGTGCCAATTTACCTAACCAAGATGAAGTGTTTCCAGATCGTGAGCACTTTGGTCGTATCTTTTTCAACCAAGCTAATATGTCGGCGAAGAACATTCCGCAAATTGCCGCAGTAATGGGCTCGTGTACCGCTGGTGGCGCCTATGTGCCAGCTATGGCTGATGAGTCTATTATCGTAAAAGAACAAGGTACTATTTTCCTTGCTGGTCCTCCACTAGTGAAGGCGGCAACAGGTGAGGAAGTGTCAGCCGAAGATTTAGGCGGCGCGGATGTGCACTGTCGTACTTCAGGTGTGGCTGATCACTATGCGCAAAACGATCAACACGCATTGCAATTAGTGCGCAATTCAGTATCACACTTAAATCGCATTAAGCCACAACAAGTCGCTACGCGTAGCGTGGTTGAGCCGAAATACGACAGTAAAGAAATATACGGTATCGTACCGAAAGATTCGCGTCAGCCGTTCGATGTTCGCGAAATTATCGCCCGCATCGTTGATGGCAGCGAATTTGACGAATTTAAGGCATTATATGGCACCACGTTAGTATGTGGTTTTGCTCATATCTTTGGCTACCCGGTTGGCATCGTAGCCAATAACGGCATTTTATTTGCTGAGTCGGCACAAAAAGGTGCGCATTTTGTTGAACTATGTGCACAACGTAAAATTCCTCTGTTGTTTTTACAAAACATCACTGGTTTTATGGTGGGTCAGCAATATGAAGCTGGTGGCATCGCTAAACACGGTGCGAAAATGGTAACCGCGGTTGCCACTGCTAAAGTACCTAAATTTACCGTACTCATTGGCGGCAGCTTTGGTGCCGGTAATTACGGTATGTGTGGTCGAGCTTACGATCCACGCTTCTTGTTTATGTGGCCAAACGCGCGTATCTCGGTAATGGGTGGTGAGCAAGCGGCCGGTGTTCTTGCCCAAGTGAAACGCGATCAAAAAGCCAAACAAGGCGAAGATTGGAGCGAGCAAGAAGAGCAAGCCTTTAAAAAACCAATAGTCGATATTTATGAACAACAAGGCCACCCGTACTATGCCTCGGCACGCTTATGGGATGATGGTGTTATTGACCCTGCTGAGACACGCAATGTATTAGGTTTGGCGATTTCTGCCTCTTTAAACAAAGACATTGAAGATACGCAATTTGGCGTATTCAGAATGTAA
- a CDS encoding isovaleryl-CoA dehydrogenase, with amino-acid sequence MISQFSSLNFNLGETVDMIRDQVNAFARDEIAPRAEQIDIDNEFPNDLWRKFGDMGLLGMTVPEQYGGSDLGYIEHVVAMEEISRASASVGLSYGAHSNLCVNQINRNGTHEQKLKYLPKLCSGEHIGALAMSEPNAGSDVVSMKIRAERKGDKYILNGNKMWITNGPDANVYVIYAKTDISAGSKGITAFIVERDYPGFSRHQKLDKLGMRGSNTCELVFEDCEVPAENVLGEVGRGVAVLMSGLDYERVVLSGGPLGIMQAAMDIVVPYIHDRKQFGQSIGEFQLIQGKIADMYTQMNAARSYVYHVAQACDRGETTRKDAAGAILYSAELATKMALDAIQILGGNGYINEFPTGRLLRDAKLYEIGAGTSEIRRMLIGRELFNESK; translated from the coding sequence ATGATTTCTCAGTTTTCTTCACTTAATTTTAATCTTGGTGAAACCGTTGACATGATCCGTGATCAAGTTAACGCGTTTGCCCGTGATGAAATTGCCCCTCGTGCAGAGCAAATTGATATTGATAACGAATTTCCAAACGATTTATGGCGCAAATTCGGTGACATGGGTCTGCTAGGTATGACCGTACCTGAACAGTATGGTGGTAGCGATTTAGGTTACATTGAGCATGTTGTTGCAATGGAAGAAATTTCACGAGCTTCAGCATCAGTCGGTTTAAGCTACGGCGCACATTCAAACTTATGTGTTAACCAAATTAACCGCAATGGTACTCACGAGCAAAAATTAAAGTACTTGCCTAAGTTATGCTCTGGTGAACACATTGGTGCCTTGGCAATGAGTGAGCCGAATGCCGGATCCGATGTTGTTAGCATGAAAATTCGTGCTGAGAGAAAAGGCGATAAATACATATTAAACGGCAATAAAATGTGGATCACCAATGGTCCTGACGCCAACGTTTACGTTATTTACGCAAAAACCGATATTAGCGCCGGTTCAAAAGGCATTACTGCGTTTATCGTTGAACGTGATTACCCGGGTTTTTCTCGTCATCAAAAACTCGATAAGTTAGGCATGCGCGGTTCAAACACGTGTGAATTAGTGTTTGAAGACTGCGAAGTACCTGCAGAGAACGTACTAGGTGAAGTGGGTCGTGGTGTAGCGGTATTGATGAGCGGTCTTGATTACGAGCGCGTGGTGCTATCTGGCGGTCCATTAGGCATTATGCAAGCCGCTATGGATATCGTTGTGCCATATATTCATGACCGTAAGCAATTTGGTCAATCAATTGGCGAGTTCCAGCTTATTCAAGGCAAAATCGCCGATATGTACACGCAAATGAATGCTGCACGCTCGTATGTTTACCATGTTGCTCAAGCCTGTGATCGCGGTGAAACAACCCGCAAGGACGCTGCCGGCGCCATATTATATTCAGCAGAGTTGGCGACCAAAATGGCATTAGATGCTATTCAGATCCTTGGTGGTAACGGCTACATCAATGAATTCCCTACCGGTCGTTTATTACGTGATGCCAAACTATATGAAATTGGCGCAGGCACATCAGAAATCCGTCGCATGCTGATTGGTCGTGAGTTATTCAACGAATCAAAATAA